A region of Saccopteryx leptura isolate mSacLep1 chromosome X, mSacLep1_pri_phased_curated, whole genome shotgun sequence DNA encodes the following proteins:
- the ZIC3 gene encoding zinc finger protein ZIC 3 isoform X1, with protein MTMLLDGGPQFPGLGMGSFGAPRHHEMPNRETASMGLSPFGDSPHAATAAFKLSPAAAHDLSSGQSSAFTPQGSGYANTLGHHHHHHHHHHHHTSQVPSYGGAASAAFNSTRDFLFRQRGSGLGEAASGGGQHALFASSTSSLHAPAGIPEPPSYLLFPGLHEQSSGHPSPTGHVDNNQVHLGLRGELFGRADPYRTVASPRTDPYTAGAQFPNYSPMNMNMSVNVAAHHGPGAFFRYTRQPIKQELSCKWIDEAQLSQPKKSCDRTFSTMHELVTHVTMEHVGGPEQNNHVCYWEECPREGKSFKAKYKLVNHIRVHTGEKPFPCPFPGCGKIFARSENLKIHKRTHTGEKPFKCEFEGCDRRFANSSDRKKHMHVHTSDKPYICKVCDKSYTHPSSLRKHMKVHESQGSDSSPAASSGYESSTPPAIASADSKDTTKTPSAVQTSTSHNPGLPPNFNEWYV; from the exons ATGACGATGCTCCTGGACGGAGGCCCACAGTTCCCAGGGCTGGGAATGGGCAGCTTCGGCGCTCCGCGCCACCACGAGATGCCCAACCGCGAAACGGCGAGCATGGGGCTGAGTCCCTTCGGGGACTCCCCCCACGCGGCCACCGCGGCCTTCAAGCTGAGCCCCGCTGCGGCTCACGATCTATCTTCGGGCCAGAGCTCTGCGTTCACACCACAAGGTTCGGGTTACGCCAATACCTTgggccatcaccaccaccaccatcatcaccaccatcaccatacCAGCCAGGTGCCCAGCTATGGCGGTGCTGCCTCTGCCGCCTTCAATTCCACGCGCGACTTTCTGTTCCGCCAGCGCGGCTCGGGGCTCGGCGAGGCTGCGTCGGGGGGTGGGCAGCACGCGCTCTTCGCGAGTTCCACGAGCAGTCTGCACGCTCCAGCTGGCATCCCGGAGCCCCCAAGCTACCTGCTGTTCCCTGGGCTACATGAGCAGAGCTCCGGGCACCCGTCGCCTACAGGGCACGTGGACAACAACCAGGTCCACCTGGGGCTTCGCGGGGAGCTCTTTGGCCGTGCAGACCCATACCGCACGGTGGCCAGCCCGCGCACAGACCCCTACACGGCCGGCGCGCAGTTTCCTAACTACAGTCCCATGAACATGAACATGAGCGTGAACGTGGCGGCCCATCATGGGCCTGGCGCCTTCTTTCGTTATACGCGGCAGCCCATCAAGCAAGAGCTGTCGTGCAAGTGGATCGACGAGGCTCAGCTGAGCCAGCCCAAGAAGAGCTGCGACCGGACCTTTAGCACCATGCACGAGCTGGTGACACATGTTACCATGGAGCATGTGGGAGGCCCGGAGCAGAACAACCACGTCTGCTACTGGGAGGAGTGCCCCCGCGAGGGCAAGTCCTTCAAGGCGAAGTACAAACTGGTCAACCACATTCGAGTGCACACGGGCGAGAAGCCCTTCCCTTGCCCCTTCCCGGGCTGCGGAAAGATCTTTGCCCGCTCCGAGAACCTGAAGATCCACAAGAGGACCCACACAG GTGAGAAACCTTTCAAATGTGAATTCGAAGGCTGTGACAGGCGCTTTGCCAACAGCAGCGATCGGAAGaagcacatgcatgtgcacacttCAGACAAGCCCTACATCTGCAAAGTGTGCGACAAGTCCTACACGCACCCGAGCTCCCTGCGCAAGCACATGAAG GTTCATGAATCTCAAGGGTCAGATTCCTCCCCTGCTGCCAGTTCAGGCTATGAATCTTCCACTCCACCCGCTATAGCTTCTGCAGACAGTAAAGATACCACTAAAACCCCTTCTGCAGTTCAAACTAGCACCAGCCACAACCCTGGACTTCCTCCCAATTTTAACGAATGGTACGTCTGA